The Lycium barbarum isolate Lr01 chromosome 9, ASM1917538v2, whole genome shotgun sequence genome has a segment encoding these proteins:
- the LOC132608902 gene encoding serine/arginine-rich-splicing factor SR34-like, with protein sequence MSRSSRTLYVGNLPGDIREREVDDLFYKYGPIAHIELKIPPRPPGYAFVEFEEARDAEDAIRGRDGYDFDGHRLRVELAHGGRGNSSASDRYGGGGRGQRGGGVSRRSDYRVLVTGLPHSASWQDLKDHMRRAGDVCFSQVFRDGSGTTGIIDYTNYDDMKYAIKKLDDSEFRNAFSRSTIRVKQYDRSRSRSRSRSYSRGKSVSRSRSRSRSRSMTKSKSPKVKSSKRSRSRSRSVSSPSRSGSKGRSVSRSPSRSRSPAPSRSKHLSKSPKRRTPSRSPSRSRSRSRSLSR encoded by the exons ATGAGTCGGTCGAGTAGGACACTTTATGTTGGAAATCTTCCGGGCGATATTCGTGAGCGTGAAGTTGATGATCTGTTTTACAAG TATGGCCCAATAGCACATATTGAGCTGAAAATTCCACCAAGACCTCCTGGTTATGCTTTTGTTGAG TTTGAAGAGGCTCGCGATGCTGAAGATGCTATTCGTGGTCGTGATGGCTATGATTTTGATGGGCACCGTCTACGG GTTGAGCTTGCACATGGCGGGCGTGGTAACTCGTCAGCAAGCGATCGTTATGGTGGTGGCGGTCGTGGTCAGCGTGGTGGTGGAGTGTCCAGACGTTCTGATTATCGAG TTTTAGTTACAGGATTACCCCATTCAGCATCGTGGCAGGATCTAAAG GATCACATGCGTCGAGCTGGGGATGTTTGTTTCTCCCAAGTTTTCCGTGACGGGAGTG GCACCACTGGTATTATCGATTATACAAACTACGATGACATGAAATATGCT ATCAAGAAGCTTGATGACTCTGAGTTCCGGAATGCCTTTTCTCGTTCGACAATTCGA GTTAAGCAATATGACCGCAGCCGCAGTCGCAGTCGCAGCCGTTCTTATTCCAGAGGAAAGAGTGTTAGTCGAAGCCGTAGCCGAAGTAGAAGTCGTAGCATGACCAAAAG CAAATCGCCTAAAGTTAAATCTTCAAAGCGCTCAAGATCTCGTTCAAGGTCTGTGTCTTCTCCGTCTCGTTCTGGGTCAAAAGGACGTTCTGTCTCAAG ATCTCCATCAAGGTCCAGATCGCCAGCACCATCT CGCTCAAAACATTTGAGTAAAAGCCCAAAAAGACGCACTCCCAGCAGAAGCCCAAGCCGGAGCAGGAGCAGGAGCAGAAGTTTGTCCAG GTAA
- the LOC132611704 gene encoding uncharacterized protein LOC132611704 — translation MEKGVLVCLARKKTSQALPSVFSEGFNVRKDKQYYFQGSEVVREKRFVCYRHREKDERLRKSNKVSCSHIDTLSKCPAMIIFKHQIPNSPFTVDRFIKEHNNEMASPKNRHLLKSTHSITKAKKLVIENMVNASIKPTATYSYLAEEAGGADVLGNSKKDCFNFINQLMKSKVEAGDA, via the exons ATGGAAAAAGGAGTTCTAGTCTGTTTAGCCCGAAAGAAAACATCACAAGCACTACCATCTGTCTTTTCTGAAG GTTTCAATGTACGGAAGGATAAGCAATATTATTTTCAAGGTAGCGAAGTGGTTCGAGAAAAACGTTTCGTGTGCTATAGGCATAGGGAAAAAGATGAAAGGCTAAGAAAATCCAATAAGGTGTCATGCAGTCATATTGACACGCTATCAAAATGTCCTGCAATGATAATCTTTAAGCATCAAATTCCTAATAGTCCTTTCACAGTGGATAGATTTATTAAAGAGCATAACAATGAGATGGCTTCACCAAAAAATAGACATTTGTTAAAATCAACTCATTCTATAACTAAAGCCAAAAAGCTAGTTATTGAAAATATGGTTAATGCTAGTATAAAGCCAACTGCAACCTATTCTTACTTGGCAGAAGAAGCTGGAGGGGCTGATGTTTTAGGCAATTCAAAGAAAGATTGTTTTAATTTTATAAACCAGTTGATGAAATCTAAGGTGGAAGCTGGGGATGCTTAA